The genomic DNA ATCTTATTTATCCCAGTTATTGAATTGCTCTGGGAATCTGCGATTGATCTTGTTGATAGTAGATAACCGTAAACCGTCAAATCAACCACTGAGAGGTTTGTTATCAATCAGTTTTAAGCTGCCTTGAAACTAACATGTTTCCTCTATTGATCATTGTACCATCCTTTTATTCCCTTTCTTTCTATAAAGAAGTTCATGCTCCCTTTGCAAGAAAATGAATCGTCATCttctttattgtttttttttttgccatttcTAGAGTCACTCTTTTGCATCAACAGTGTATGTGAAGTTCTTAAACTGTGCAATGTTCAATGCAGTAGCACATCAAATTGCAAGTGATGACTTATGATTGTCATTAATCAACAAACTATACTACTGATTTGGTCATAAAGCAACAAAGTTCATgcgtttatatttatttaaatttcacATTTTTACCATAACTTTACTTCATGATTCTCACTTTCCCCATTTGAACTTTCTTGGGCAGATCAATGGCACAAAAGGAAGAAGTGGATGTTCATGAAATTACAGTGAAGTGTGGCACAAAAGGAAGTATGAGGAGATGTTCAACTAGCGGAACAATTACTAAAGGTTCTTCAGATGCTTCTATCAGAAGTGAAAAGCCAATACCTCACTATCTAAGAGTTTCGGCAGGTTCCTGCCATGATATCTGCAAGTATGGAAGGAAACATGATTCTGTACCTGAGTCTAAGAGCCCCCAAAAGCCTTCACCTCATTATCGAAGAGCTTCTACTGGCTCTTGCCATGATATTAGCAAGTATGGACGAAAACATGAATCTGAAACTGTATCTAAGCAACGTCTTTCATTCTCCAAATCTGGCGGCAAGCTGAAATTGATAGATGAGTCACTTGTAGCAAACAACCTAAACATGGAGAATTGTAAGAAGAGGGCTACAATCAAGCAGAAATACTCATTCCAAAAGGATGAGCTTCCTGAGAAAATGGCTGATAGTAATCTGAAGGCTGGATCGAAGCTTGGAACTTCAGATAAATATATGGATATCAAGTTACAATCTGTGTCATCATGCCAGAAAAGTAGTGTTTCTAGTGATCAGGAAGTTCTTCAGACATCAGAAATTAAAGAGGCTGGAACAAAGATCAAGGATGATGGAACTCCAGAGAAATATGTTGATATTAAGTTTTGGTCTGTGTCATCATGCAagaaaaactttctttcaagtgATCGGGAAGTCCTTGGAACTTCAGAATGTAAAGATACTAAAGTGCAAGTAATTGATTTAAAAGATGAAACTAAGAAACAAGTTATGAAATTGAAGACTCCGAGCAAGTTGAATTCATTGGTTTACAAGAGTAAAATTGATGAGCAGAAGCATGCACCTTCTGCAGAAGGAAATGATGCAGTTCAAAAGTTGGGTGCAATCACAAACAAAACCCCAACTTTCCTAGAACCCACAGCATCTTCTAAGGCTAAGCTTGTTGCTGCACATGACAACCCTACAGATCTGAACCATAATTCATCAGTGTCTCATGTTAATGAAAAGTATGTGGCATCTAAGGAAGCAGGGATTAGCAAGGAGAAGGAAAGAATTGATAAAGCTACTAGAGAATCAACAAAAACACCAGCAAAGCATATCCTGAGATCATCTACAGCTTCTCCATCTCTCAAGCGTGTTGGTGATGACATTTTGAGTTTGAGGCAAAGAAAGGACCAGATTGTTAAAGAAGCAACTCTAACAAACAATAGAGAAGTTTCAAAAGTTGGGCATGATGCTGAGGTCAACGGGGAGAAAACATTGCAGGTTATTGATAATTCATTCGAAAAGGTTGATTTAGATTCCTCTGAGCAAAGAGTATTGCAAGTGGAGAATGTTCTATCCAAACTACAAAAACAAACTCTAGTAAAGCATGAGAGTAGCGAAGAGAAAACATTTCAGGTCATTGGTGAGATACATGAGAAGGTCAATTTGGATTCTTCAGATTTACCTGCACATTTACCAGTTGAAAAATTGTTGGCATTGGAGTACAGTAACTGGGATGCCAATCAGGAATTGCTTGAAGTAAACAATTTCAATATAGATCTTACAGAGAAGAAAGCACTCGGTGGTGGTGCAGTGGAATTGAATTCTGATGACTTGAAATTCACTGAACCAGAAAATGATGACATTAAATTCCCAGAGCAAAATTTGTTGAAGCTAGTGGAAATTGATTTTGCATCCAAAGATATGGAAACTACACAGTCGAAATTACTCGCAGCAGAGAATGGCTTACCAATGCAGAAATCTCTAAAACTAGATGACAAGGCTCTTGTTTCCCCAGTTCTGCAACATCATGAACACAAATTCTACAAACAAGTGAACCTAGAGACAGTTGATATTAGTCCTCCAGAACTGAAATCTGATGATTACCAATTATCTCAATTGGCTACAGATTATGAAGAGGTTGAGGGATCAGAGTACTCATACTCTGATTCATCTGAAAAGGAGTCTGAGCATGAATTGGAAGAGAACAAAGACAATTGTGAATCCTCAAAAGGCATAGAGAGGAGGTCGAAAAGAAATTCAGCCATCCATCCAGATGATACAAATCCTACAGCGTACAAATTAAAATTCAGGAGAGGCAAGACCATCGAGGTCCAACCTGAATACAGTGGTCCAAGAAGACTGAAGTTTAGGAGAAGAACAGTAGATGGGAATGTTGAAGGCATTCAAACAGAAAGGAGGAACTTCAGAAAGAGTGAGATAAGTGAACCAGCAAATGCTTCCAGTGCAGAGACTCAAGGCATTATGTTGAAACATCAAAGCCTGCAGGACAAAAAAGATGAACGAGTCTTGTTCAACAACGTGATTGAAGAAACTGCCAGTAAGTTAGTGGAGACCAGGAAGAGCAAGGTGAAGGCATTGGTTGGTGCTTTTGAAACTGTGATATCTCTTCCAAGATAATAAACCAGACTCTACATCCTAAGTTGCTTGCTAATTTGTTTTGTGATGATAATTAGTTGAATCTTTATCAAAGAATTTCCAAAAAATCTGTATATAATATTGTGTGCAGGCAGAGAGGTCTATTAAGTTTGTTATAGGAAGAGTTATCTGTTTGGTTACAAGCAAGTTTATGTTAGAGAAGTTGCTTAATTGGAGAAGTTAATTTGATGGTTAGAGATTCGATGCCTTTGGTAGACTCTTTTAATGCCTTGTTTGGCCCTATGCATTTGCAAGGAACTGTAAAGTGGTGTGTGCTAAGCAATGTAATTACAGATTGCAACTCGATCAAATTGGATAGTGAAAAGTTTATGGAGAGATTGTTCTTCTCCTACAATGGGTGCGGTTTCTATTTCTTTTAAATGTCATTGTAGCTTGGAAAAATATCTGGTACTGATACCTAAGAAG from Zingiber officinale cultivar Zhangliang chromosome 4A, Zo_v1.1, whole genome shotgun sequence includes the following:
- the LOC121971666 gene encoding uncharacterized protein LOC121971666 isoform X2, with product MAQKEEVDVHEITVKCGTKGSMRRCSTSGTITKGSSDASIRSEKPIPHYLRVSAGSCHDICKYGRKHDSVPESKSPQKPSPHYRRASTGSCHDISKYGRKHESETVSKQRLSFSKSGGKLKLIDESLVANNLNMENCKKRATIKQKYSFQKDELPEKMADSNLKAGSKLGTSDKYMDIKLQSVSSCQKSSVSSDQEVLQTSEIKEAGTKIKDDGTPEKYVDIKFWSVSSCKKNFLSSDREVLGTSECKDTKVQVIDLKDETKKQVMKLKTPSKLNSLVYKSKIDEQKHAPSAEGNDAVQKLGAITNKTPTFLEPTASSKAKLVAAHDNPTDLNHNSSVSHVNEKYVASKEAGISKEKERIDKATRESTKTPAKHILRSSTASPSLKRVGDDILSLRQRKDQIVKEATLTNNREVSKVGHDAEVNGEKTLQVIDNSFEKVDLDSSEQRVLQVENVLSKLQKQTLVKHESSEEKTFQVIGEIHEKVNLDSSDLPAHLPVEKLLALEYSNWDANQELLEVNNFNIDLTEKKALGGGAVELNSDDLKFTEPENDDIKFPEQNLLKLVEIDFASKDMETTQSKLLAAENGLPMQKSLKLDDKALVSPVLQHHEHKFYKQVNLETVDISPPELKSDDYQLSQLATDYEEVEGSEYSYSDSSEKESEHELEENKDNCESSKGIERRSKRNSAIHPDDTNPTAYKLKFRRGKTIEVQPEYSGPRRLKFRRRTVDGNVEGIQTERRNFRKSEISEPANASSAETQGIMLKHQSLQDKKDERVLFNNVIEETASKLVETRKSKVKALVGAFETVISLPR
- the LOC121971666 gene encoding uncharacterized protein LOC121971666 isoform X1; this translates as MDFLRLGSMAQKEEVDVHEITVKCGTKGSMRRCSTSGTITKGSSDASIRSEKPIPHYLRVSAGSCHDICKYGRKHDSVPESKSPQKPSPHYRRASTGSCHDISKYGRKHESETVSKQRLSFSKSGGKLKLIDESLVANNLNMENCKKRATIKQKYSFQKDELPEKMADSNLKAGSKLGTSDKYMDIKLQSVSSCQKSSVSSDQEVLQTSEIKEAGTKIKDDGTPEKYVDIKFWSVSSCKKNFLSSDREVLGTSECKDTKVQVIDLKDETKKQVMKLKTPSKLNSLVYKSKIDEQKHAPSAEGNDAVQKLGAITNKTPTFLEPTASSKAKLVAAHDNPTDLNHNSSVSHVNEKYVASKEAGISKEKERIDKATRESTKTPAKHILRSSTASPSLKRVGDDILSLRQRKDQIVKEATLTNNREVSKVGHDAEVNGEKTLQVIDNSFEKVDLDSSEQRVLQVENVLSKLQKQTLVKHESSEEKTFQVIGEIHEKVNLDSSDLPAHLPVEKLLALEYSNWDANQELLEVNNFNIDLTEKKALGGGAVELNSDDLKFTEPENDDIKFPEQNLLKLVEIDFASKDMETTQSKLLAAENGLPMQKSLKLDDKALVSPVLQHHEHKFYKQVNLETVDISPPELKSDDYQLSQLATDYEEVEGSEYSYSDSSEKESEHELEENKDNCESSKGIERRSKRNSAIHPDDTNPTAYKLKFRRGKTIEVQPEYSGPRRLKFRRRTVDGNVEGIQTERRNFRKSEISEPANASSAETQGIMLKHQSLQDKKDERVLFNNVIEETASKLVETRKSKVKALVGAFETVISLPR